In Persicimonas caeni, a single window of DNA contains:
- the purM gene encoding phosphoribosylformylglycinamidine cyclo-ligase has product MSDSSDKPSSYKDAGVNLEAAEETVSRLGAVVEQTRIPGVLSGIGGFGGLFGLREAGVVGDEGADPVLVSGTDGVGTKLKLAFQLDRHDTIGIDCVAMCVNDVITTGARPLFFLDYFATGKLRPDQAEDVVRGVAEGCKQSGCALIGGETAEMPGFYDEGEYDIAGFCVGAVERGAMITPEQVEDGDTIIGIASSGVHSNGFSLVRKIVSDNELDLNAVYEELASERTLGEVLLEPTRIYAGFVRDLLDAHDVHGLVHITGGGFYENLPRALPEGLGATIDASSWENPAIFDFLKKHGSVATDEMYRVFNMGIGLAVIVDDADGIIEAANECGFEAWEIGSVNAGEGIDLNL; this is encoded by the coding sequence ATGAGTGATTCCAGCGACAAGCCCAGCTCGTACAAAGACGCCGGCGTCAATCTCGAGGCCGCCGAAGAGACCGTCTCGCGCCTCGGCGCCGTCGTCGAACAAACCCGTATCCCCGGTGTGCTCTCCGGCATTGGCGGTTTCGGTGGCCTGTTCGGCCTGCGCGAAGCCGGCGTGGTCGGCGACGAGGGGGCCGACCCTGTATTGGTCTCCGGGACCGACGGAGTGGGGACCAAGCTCAAGCTCGCCTTCCAACTCGACCGCCACGACACCATCGGCATCGACTGCGTGGCGATGTGCGTCAACGACGTCATCACCACCGGCGCTCGCCCCCTCTTCTTCCTCGACTACTTCGCCACCGGCAAACTGCGCCCCGATCAGGCCGAGGACGTGGTGCGCGGTGTCGCCGAAGGCTGCAAACAGAGCGGCTGTGCGTTGATTGGCGGCGAGACCGCCGAGATGCCCGGGTTTTATGATGAGGGCGAGTACGACATCGCCGGTTTTTGCGTCGGCGCGGTCGAGCGTGGGGCGATGATTACTCCCGAACAGGTCGAAGATGGCGATACGATCATCGGCATCGCTTCGAGCGGGGTGCACAGCAACGGGTTTAGCTTGGTGCGCAAGATCGTCAGCGACAATGAGCTCGACCTGAACGCGGTCTACGAGGAGCTCGCCTCCGAGCGTACTCTCGGCGAGGTCTTGCTCGAGCCGACGCGAATCTATGCAGGTTTTGTGCGGGATCTACTCGATGCGCACGATGTCCACGGACTGGTGCACATCACGGGGGGTGGGTTCTACGAAAATCTGCCGCGCGCGCTCCCGGAAGGACTCGGCGCCACGATCGACGCATCGAGCTGGGAAAATCCGGCAATTTTCGATTTCCTGAAGAAACACGGAAGCGTCGCGACCGACGAGATGTACCGCGTCTTCAATATGGGGATCGGCCTCGCCGTCATCGTCGACGACGCAGACGGAATCATCGAAGCGGCAAACGAGTGCGGCTTCGAGGCCTGGGAGATCGGTTCGGTCAACGCCGGCGAAGGCATCGACCTCAATCTTTGA
- a CDS encoding Crp/Fnr family transcriptional regulator produces the protein MAKQAKAKQSSDKGVKQCPAGTVLFREGEQGNKMYVIKSGRVRLSKKVQDTSIVLEDLGAGSFCGELSMVNDQPRPVTATVIKNAAVIQIDASQFENMLRSNSDIAVRMMKRMTERLTRAQYRLSNFSLRTTKARLMHQLRYEVLTQSENGSLHASVAIPDNIADVLGLEVGELKRLLTSLVKDDLITINQQGQFQIIDPQAYDRYLRFLELHDRFEFADPS, from the coding sequence TTGGCCAAGCAAGCGAAAGCAAAACAATCGAGCGACAAGGGCGTCAAGCAGTGCCCGGCGGGCACCGTCCTGTTTCGCGAAGGCGAGCAGGGCAACAAGATGTACGTCATCAAGTCGGGACGCGTGCGCCTGTCCAAAAAGGTGCAAGACACCTCGATCGTCCTCGAAGACCTCGGGGCCGGCTCGTTTTGTGGTGAGCTGTCGATGGTCAACGACCAGCCGCGTCCGGTGACCGCGACGGTCATCAAGAATGCCGCGGTCATCCAAATCGACGCCAGTCAGTTCGAGAATATGCTGCGGAGCAATTCGGACATCGCCGTCCGGATGATGAAACGCATGACCGAGCGACTGACGCGCGCACAGTACCGCCTGTCGAATTTCTCGTTGCGCACCACCAAGGCGCGACTGATGCACCAGCTTCGCTACGAGGTGCTTACGCAGTCCGAGAACGGCTCGTTGCATGCGTCGGTGGCGATTCCCGACAATATCGCCGATGTACTCGGCCTGGAGGTCGGTGAGCTCAAGCGTCTGCTGACCAGCCTGGTCAAAGACGATCTGATCACCATCAATCAGCAGGGTCAGTTCCAGATCATCGACCCGCAGGCTTACGATCGCTACCTGCGCTTCCTCGAACTCCATGATCGCTTCGAGTTCGCCGACCCGTCGTGA
- a CDS encoding glycosyltransferase family 2 protein yields MWWPKDHNPQVPESTTIDVLIPALNEEKSIGHVLDAIPDGWVRRVVVVDNGSTDQTAVVAREHGAEVVFEQQRGYGAACLAGLRHLAHDPPDIVTFMDADFSDHPNELPRVVEPILNDGVDLVIGSRTIGQNEPGALLPQAVFGNKLACFLVEVLYGYRFTDLGPFRAVRWSSLQLIGMEDEDFGWTVEMQVKAAKMHLSAVEVPVSYRKRVGVSKITGTLKGTVLAGHKILYTIFKEYLDP; encoded by the coding sequence GTGTGGTGGCCAAAAGACCATAATCCCCAGGTGCCCGAGAGCACCACAATCGACGTGCTCATTCCCGCGCTCAATGAAGAGAAAAGCATCGGCCACGTGCTCGACGCCATTCCCGACGGGTGGGTGCGACGGGTGGTCGTGGTCGATAACGGGAGCACTGATCAAACCGCGGTGGTAGCGCGCGAGCATGGCGCCGAGGTCGTCTTCGAGCAGCAGCGCGGCTACGGCGCGGCATGTCTGGCAGGGCTTCGCCACCTCGCGCACGACCCTCCCGATATCGTCACCTTCATGGACGCCGACTTCAGCGATCACCCTAACGAGCTCCCCCGCGTGGTCGAGCCGATCTTGAATGACGGTGTCGACCTGGTGATTGGAAGCCGCACCATCGGTCAAAACGAGCCGGGCGCGCTGTTGCCGCAGGCTGTCTTCGGCAACAAGCTCGCTTGCTTTCTCGTCGAGGTGCTCTACGGCTATCGGTTCACAGACCTCGGGCCATTTCGCGCCGTTCGCTGGTCGAGCCTCCAGCTGATCGGTATGGAGGACGAAGACTTCGGCTGGACGGTCGAAATGCAGGTCAAAGCCGCCAAAATGCACCTGTCAGCCGTTGAGGTGCCGGTCAGCTATCGCAAACGCGTCGGCGTCTCCAAGATCACCGGCACCCTGAAGGGAACGGTGCTAGCCGGTCACAAAATCCTGTACACGATCTTCAAGGAGTATTTGGACCCGTGA
- a CDS encoding TIGR04282 family arsenosugar biosynthesis glycosyltransferase, whose translation MSGQLHAVTVAVFAKAPRQGRVKTRLAADLGDERAVAAYECFLADIASMLSTLESELGCAVSTVLAYAGEPEHDGFDVFRDAGFAFMAQGEGDLGARLTRVTNGCFERGAERLLIIGTDSPTLGPQHFRQALDCLERSDVALGPSFDGGYYLIGLREAHTAVFEQIDWSTGRVFGQTVRRCRESSLLCEALEFWYDVDTFDDLKLLQTHLFDYLRYRKPTIANRTAEFIEKLVKEGIFRRRPDNHD comes from the coding sequence GTGAGTGGCCAACTACATGCGGTCACGGTGGCTGTCTTTGCCAAAGCGCCGCGGCAGGGGCGGGTCAAGACGCGCTTGGCAGCCGACCTTGGCGACGAGCGCGCCGTAGCCGCTTACGAGTGCTTCCTGGCGGATATCGCGTCGATGCTCTCGACCCTGGAGTCCGAATTGGGCTGCGCTGTGTCGACGGTTCTGGCGTATGCGGGAGAGCCCGAGCACGATGGGTTCGACGTCTTTCGAGACGCCGGCTTTGCGTTCATGGCGCAAGGTGAGGGCGATTTGGGGGCGCGGTTGACCCGGGTGACCAACGGTTGCTTCGAGCGCGGCGCCGAGCGCCTGCTCATCATCGGCACGGACAGCCCCACGCTGGGCCCGCAGCACTTCCGCCAAGCGTTGGACTGCTTGGAGCGCAGCGATGTGGCGCTGGGTCCATCATTCGACGGCGGCTACTACCTGATTGGTCTGCGTGAAGCCCACACTGCGGTCTTCGAGCAAATTGACTGGAGCACCGGGCGCGTTTTCGGCCAGACGGTGCGTCGATGCCGGGAGTCTTCGCTCTTGTGTGAGGCGCTCGAATTCTGGTACGATGTCGACACGTTCGATGACCTGAAATTGCTCCAGACACACCTGTTCGACTACCTTCGTTATCGAAAACCGACAATCGCGAACAGAACAGCCGAGTTCATCGAGAAGCTCGTCAAAGAGGGCATTTTTCGCCGCCGTCCCGACAACCACGACTAG